GCGGCGGCTTCAAGAGCCTGAACGTGACGCTGCGCAAGACGCTCGGGCTCTACGCGAACGTGAGGCCCTGCACCGCCTACGCGCCCTGGGTGGCGACGAAGCACCCGGGCATGGACGTGGTGATCGTGCGCGAGAACGAGGAGGACCTGTACGCCGGCATCGAGCACCGGCAGACGGCCGAGGTCTACCAGTGCCTGAAGCTGGTGAGCCGGCCGGGCTGCGAGCGGGTGGTGCGGCACGCGTTCGAGTACGCGCGGGCCCATGGCCGGCGCAAGGTCACCTGCATGGTGAAGGACAACATCATGAAGCTGACCGACGGCCTGTTCTACCGGGTCTTCGAGGAGATCGGCGCCGAGTACCCGGAGATCGCCAAGGACAGGATGATCGTCGACATCGGCGCGGCCAGGCTCGCGACCCGGCCCGAGCGCTTCGACGTGATCGTGACGCCCAACCTGTACGGCGACATCCTCAGCGACATCGCGGCCGAGGTCGCGGGCAGCGTCGGCCTGGCCGGCAGCGCCAACATCGGCACCGGCGCGGCGATGTTCGAGGCGATCCACGGCAGCGCGCCCGACATCGCCGGCCAGGACGCGGCGAACCCGAGCGGGCTGCTGCAGGCGGCGGTGATGATGCTGGTACACATCGGCCAGCCGCAGGTCGCGGCCACGATCCGCAACGCGTGGCTGCGCACGCTGGAGGACGGCCTGCACACGGCCGACATGGCGGGCCCGGCGACCCGGCTCACGCTCGGCACGGCCGCCTTCGCGCAGGCGGTGATCGAGAGGCTCGGTCAGGCGCCGACGCAGTTGCCGACCTCGGGCTTCGGCGCCGAGGGTTCCGCCCGGCACGGGTCCGGCCAGGTCGCGAGCACGGTCTCGGGCGCGGGCCCCGCCCGCGCCGCGAAGGCGCCCCCGGCCAAGCAGCTGATGGGCGTCGACGTGTTCGTCGACGCCCCGGGCATCGCGCCCGATGCGCTCGCGGCGGCGCTGGCCCCGGCGGCCGACGGATCGCCGATGTCGCTTTCGATGATCACCAATCGCGGCGTCAAGGTCTGGCCGAACGGACTGCCCGAGACCTTCTGCACCGACCACTGGCGCTGCCGCTTCCTCGCGGGGGAATCGCCGGCGAACGTCGGGCACGCCGATATCATCGGCCTGCTGTCGCGGCTGGTCGCCGCCGGCATCGACCCGATCAAGACGGAGTACCTGTGCAGCTTCGACGGAGAACCCGGCTTCTCGCTCGGCCAGGGGCAGTGACCGGATTGCCGAAGGCGATCGCCGGGACGGCGCTCGCGATCGCGGCGGGCGCCTGGCTGGCGGCGGGCATCGCCCACGCGAATCCCGCCGGCATCGACTGGGTCCCGCTGGCCGGCTTCTCGATCGCGCGCACCGAGACCACGGTGGGCCAGTTCCGGCGCTTCGCGCAGGCCGCCGGGGCCAGCACCCGCGCCGAGCGCGAGGGCGGCGGCTCGGTCTACGAGGCGGGCTGGGTCCGCAAGCCCGGCTGGACCTGGGCCACGCCCTTCGGCCCGCAGGGACCGGCGGCCGACGACGAACCCGCGGTGCACCTGACCTGGCACGAGGCGCAGGCCTTCTGCCGGTGGGCCGGCGGACGCCTGCCCACCGACGCCGAGTGGGTGTCGGCCGCCTACACCGAGCAGCGGGCCGCGCCGCCGGCGGGCTTCGCGCGCGGCCGCACCTACCCGTATCCGACCGGGGAGAGCGTCGCCGGCGCCCAGTGCCTGGGCGACTGCGGCGACGCGGCCCGCGAGCGCGCGATCCGTCACGGCGCGGCGCTGTCGCGGGGCCACGGACACGCGCGCGCCGGCGCCACGCCGCCGGGGGTCAATGGCCTTCACGACATGGGCGGCAACGCCTGGGAGTGGGTCGACGAGCCAGCGGGTGCGACCGGGGACTCGGAGCGCCGGACCCGAGGCGGCTCGTGGTGGTACGGCGCGGCGCAGATGCGCGCCGACCACCTGCAAGGCAAGCCCGCGAACACCGCCGTGGTCTACATCGGCTTTCGCTGCGCGCGGAGCGACTGAGAGCGAACCGCCCGGCTCGCCTTCTGCGAGGCCGGCCGCCGGACCGGCGCCGCGCCGGCGACGCCGGCGCCGAGCGCGGTCAGCGCCTCCAGCAGGACCCTGACCCTGGCCGGCACGAGCCGGTTGGCGGGCACCACCGCGTGGATCGGCATCGGCGGCGGGCGGTGCCCGGGCAGCAATTCGACGAGGCGGCCCGCCGCGAGCTCGTCGACGGCCATGTAGTCGGGCACCTGCAGCACCCCCATGCCCAGCACCGCGGCCTGGACCATCGCGTCGCCGTCGTCGAAGCGCAGCCCCTCCGAAGGATGGAGCGTCACGGTTCGCCCGTCGACCGAGAACTGCCGGGGGCGGATCCGCCCGCGCCCCGGCAGCCGGAACAGGATCTGCCGATGCGCGGCCAGTTCGTCGAGGGTGCCCGGCGTGCCGCGCTCGCGCAGGTAGGCGGGCGACGCGACCAGGATCAGCTGCTGGCTCGCGAACCGGCGGGCGACGAGCGAGGAGTCCGGGAGTTCGCCGATGCGGATCGCGACGTCGAGCCCCTCCTGGACCAGGTCGGCGAAGGCATCGGACAGCCGGACGTCGAGCGTCAGCGCCGGATGCCTGCGGACCAGCTCGGCGAGGACCGGCAGGATCACCTTGCGGCCGTAGACGACCGGCATGTCGATCCGCAGCGTGCCACTGGGCGCGGCTCGCGCGCCCGCCGCCTCGGTCTGGAGTTCGTCGAGCTCGGCGAGCACCCGCTGGCAGCGCTGGAACAGGCGCTCGCCGTCCTCGGTGAGGGTCACCTGCCGCGTGCTGCGGTGAAACAGGCGCAGGCCGAGCGACGCCTCCAGCCGGCCCACCGCCTTGGCCAATGCGGACGGCGACGTGCCGAGTTCCCGTGCGGCGGCGGCAAAGCCGCCGTGCTTGGCGGTTTCGGAGAACGCGAGCAGCGGCTGCAGGGCCAGCATCGGGGCGCCCCTCCCTGGATTGCCGAATTCCTGTCGGCAATCTTAGTCCATAACCGACGATTCTCACCTCACCGGAATCGGCCGACACTGGCGTTGCCCGAGCCGCGAAGAGCCGGGAGCGACCCAGCCGGCGGACGCCGGCGAACCCAGGAGACCGACATGTACGTGATCGAACAGCAACGCCCGACCCCCGCCCCGATTCCCGGCGTCGCCCACGCGACCTGGGCCGGCGCCGACGAGGGACTTTCGCAGCTGTCCGTCTGGCGACAGACGCTGGCCCCGGGGGCCGCGACCCCGCCGCACCGCCACGACTGCGACGAGGTCGTGCTGTGCCAGTCCGGAGAAGGCGAGTTGCACGTCGACGGCGAGGTTCATCGCTTCGCCGCGGGCACGACGCTGGTGCTGCCGCAAGGGCTGCCTCACCAGATCTTCGCGACCGGCACGGCGCCGCTCGAGATCCTCGGCGTGTTCGGCGGTTCGCCGGTCGGCACCTTCCTGCCCGACGGCGAGTCGATCACGCTGCCCTGGCGGACCTGAAGCGGCTCGACGGAGCGCGCGCCCGCGGCCGCTGCCCGCGAGACGGCGGGTGCGCCCCCGGTCGCCGGCGCGCGAGCCGGCGCTGGCCCGTGCAGGCATCCCCATGTAGGCTTCGTTCCCCGACGAGACCGAGGCCTGCACGATGCAGATGCGCGACATCCCCTTCGGAACCACCGACTGGTCGACGATTCCCGCGACCGAGCATCCCGGCGACACCGGCGTCGCCCGCTGGCGCACGCGGCAGTTCGGCCCCGCCGACGACCCGATCCGGGTCAGGATGGTCGAGTACTCGCCGGGCTACAGCGCCGACCACTGGTGCAGCAAGGGCCACATCCTGCTGTGCATCGCGGGCGAGCTCGAGACCCTGCTGGAGGACGGCCGTCGCTTCGTGCTGAGGCCCGGCACGAGCTACCAGGTCGCCGACGGCGCCGAACCGCACCGGTCGTCGACCGCGACGGGCGCCACGCTGTTCATCGTCGACTGAGCCCGCCTCGTCGTCGGCTGGCGCACCGGCCCATCGCAGGACCGCACCGACCGGGACGTCCGTTCAGAGATGATCCAGCGGCAGGGCCGTCGTGTCCTTGATCCGCTGCAGCGCGAAGCTCGATCGCACGTCCATCACGCCGGGATGGCGCAGCAGCGTGTCCATCACGAAGCGGGAGAAGTGCGCCAGGTCGCGCACGTACACGCGCATCTGGTAGTCGGAGTCGCCGGTCGTGGCGCAGCACTCGACCACCTCGGGCCAGCGCTCGACGCTGTCGCGGAAGTCGTCGGCCGCGAAGCGGCCGCGCGCGGTCGCGCGCTTCTCGAGCTTGACGTTCACGTAGGCCATCAGGCCGAGCCCGACCCTGGCCGGATCGAGCAGCGCCGCGTACTGCCGGATCACGCCGCTCTCCTCGAGCCTTCGCACTCGCCTCAGGCAGGGCGACGGCGACAGCGCGACCCGGTCGGCGAGCTCCTGGTTGCTGAGCCGGCCGTCGCGCTGCAACTGGTCGAGGATGCGCAGGTCGGTGCGGTCGAGGTCGAGCGCCGGCGAGCCCGACGGACCCGACGAATCCAGGCGACTGGAAGACATGAAATTGCCCGTTTTCTGGTTTAACAGGGTGATTATTGCCCGACAAGGCAGAGGTGCGGGCATCTTTTGGCATATTCTGCCCCGACCCTCTGCCTAGAATCGTCCGTTTCGACAGGCACTCCGGCGCGGCTTGCCGCGCACGCCGGCGCCATCCCGGCGCATCATTCGCAACGAGCCTGTCCGACTCACGGAGGAAGCCATGACGCAGATCGAGGGCTGGGACAACCCGATGGGCACCGACGGATTCGAGTTCATCGAGTACGCGGCGCCGGATCCCGCCGCACTGGGGGCGGTGTTCGAGAAGATGGGTTTCACCGCGATCGCGCGGCACCGTCACAAGAACGTCACGCTGTACCGCCAGGGCGGCATCAACTTCATCATCAACGCCGAGCCCGACAGCTTCGCGCAGCGCTTCGCGCGGCTGCACGGACCGTCGATCTGCGCGATCGCCTTCCGGGTGCAGGACGCGGCGAAGGCCTACCGGCGCGCGCTGGAGCTCGGCGCCTGGGGCTTCGACAACCGCAGCGGCCCGATGGAGCTGAACATTCCGGCGATCAAGGGCATCGGCGACAGCCTGATCTACCTGGTCGACCGGTGGCGCGGCAAGAACGGCGCCACGCCCGGCAGCGTCGGCGACATCAGCATCTACGACGTGGACTTCGAGCCGATCCCGGGCGCCCCGCTCGAGCCGGCCGGCCACGGCCTGACCTACATCGACCACCTGACGCACAACGTGCACCGGGGCCGGATGAAGGAGTGGGCCGAGTTCTACGAGCGGCTGTTCGATTTCCGCGAGATCCGCTACTTCGACATCGAGGGCCAGGTGACCGGCGTGAAGTCGAAGGCGATGACCAGCCCCTGCGGCAAGATCCGGATCCCGATCAACGAGGAAGGCACCGAGAAGCCGGGCCAGATCCAGGAGTACCTGGACATGTACCGGGGCGAGGGCATCCAGCACATCGCGCTCGGCTCGACCGACCTGTACCGCACGGTCGACGCGCTGCGCGCCTCGGGCATCAAGCTGCTCGACACGATCGACACCTACTACGAACTGGTCGACAAGCGGATCCCGGGCCACGGCGAGGACGTCGCCGAGCTGAAGAAGCGCAAGATCCTGATCGACGGCGCGCCGGGCGACCTGCTGCTGCAGATCTTCTCGGAGAACCAGCTCGGGCCGATCTTCTTCGAGTTCATCCAGCGCAAGGGCAACCAGGGCTTCGGCGAGGGCAACTTCAAGGCGCTGTTCGAGTCGATCGAGCTCGACCAGATGCGGCGCGGCGTGCTGCAGACGAACTGAGGCGCGCCGAGGGTAAGCTAGGCGCTTTTTTCGGGCGCCTGGCCTTGCTCTCCACCGGTTTCCTCGCAGCGCTGGCGGTGATCGCCGCCGGCTACACGGTGCTCGGCATCACCGGCTTCGGGTCGGCGCTGCTGATCGTGCCGATCCTCGCGCACTGGCTGCCGCTCTCCGAGGTGGTGCCGGCGATCCTGCTGCTCGACGTGTTCGCCTGCGTGCTGCTCGGCGCGCTGTCGTTCCGCAGCGTGGCCTGGCGCGAGCTCGCGGCGCTCCTGCCCGGAATGGTCGTCGGCGCCGCGGCCGGCGTGATCCTGCCGGGCCTGGTGCCGGCGCGCCTGCTTCTCGGCGCGCTGGGCGTGCTGATCCTGCTGTTCGCGCTGCGCGGGCTCTTGCTCGCCCGGCTGCCGACGCTCGCCACCCGCAGGCTGGCGCCGCCGGCAGGTTTGGCGGCGGGCCTGATCGAGACGCTGTTCGGGGTCGCCGGACCGGTGATCGTGATGTACCTGGGCGGGCGACTCGGCGATCCCGCGGTGATGCGGCCCACGGTAGCGGTCGGCGTGGTCGCGGTATCGACCACCGCGCTCGTCGCGATCGGCCTCAACTCGCCGATGCCCTCCGGCGAATGGTTGTCGCTGCTCGCCACCGCCGCGGCGATCGTGCCCTTCGCGCTGTGGACCGGCGGCAGGATCGCCCGAGGGCTACGGCCGGCCACGCTGGTCCGGGCGATCCACCTGCTGCTGCTGGTCAGCGGCAGCGGCTTGCTGCTGCGCGCGCTGACCGGCTGAACACGCCCCGACGAGCGCAGGCGCAGTCGATCGCCGGCGGGCGGCGCGCCGTGGCGGCCGGCCCTCTCGGCCCCCTGGCCAGGCTCAGCCCCGCTGCGATTTCTCCAGCGCCTGGCCGATGTCCCACAGGATGTCGTCGATCGACTCCAGGCCCACCGACAGCCGGATCATGTCGGGCGTGACGCCGGCCGCGCGCTGCTGCTCGTCGGACAACTGCCGGTGCGTGGTCGAGGCCGGGTGGATGATCAGCGTGCGCGCGTCGCCCACGTTGGCCAGGTGGCTCATGAAGGTGGCAGCCTCGATGAACCTCTCTCCGGCGCGCTGGGCGGCCGCGGCCTCGTCCCCGCCGGTGCCGCCGGCGGGCGGCTTCACGCCGAAGGACAGGATCCCGCCGGCCCCGCGCGGCATGTAGCGTTGCGCGAGCCCGTGGTAGGGGCTGGACTTCAGGCCCGGATAGTTGACCCAGGACACCAGCGGATGCGCCTCGAGGAACTCGGCGATCCGCTGCGCATTGGCCACGTGGCGGTCCATGCGCACCGGCAGCGTCTCGACGCCCTGCAGCAGCAGCCAGGCCGAAATCGGCGCGAGCGTGGGGCCCAGCGTGCGCGCGATCTCCATGCGCGCCTTCATCGTGAAGCCGAAGTCGCCGAAGGTCTCGTAGAAGCGCACGCCGTGGTAGCCCTTGGAGGGCTCGACCATTTCGGGGAACTTGCCGTTGTCCCACGGAAACCTGCCGCTTTCGACGACCACGCCGCCCATCGTGGTGCCGTGACCGCCGAGGTACTTGGTGGCCGAGTGCACGACGATGTCGGCGCCGTGATCGAGCGGGCGGCACAGGTAGGGCGAGGCAAGCGTGTTGTCGACCACCAGCGGCACGCCGTGCTCGCGCGCGATCGCGCCGACCGCCGCGATGTCGAGCACGTTCAGCCGCGGGTTGGCGATCGTCTCGGCGAAGATCGCCTTGGTGTTGGGCCGGATCGCGCGCCGGAAGTTCTCGGGGTCGTCGGGCTCGACGAAGCTGCACTCGATGCCGAAGCGCGCGAAGGTGACCGCGAACTGCGAGTAGGTGCCGCCGTACAGCGTGTTGGCCGCGACGATGTGGTCGCCCTGCCCGCACAGCGTGAGCATCGCGACCATCTCGGCGGCCATGCCGCTGGCCGCGGCGATCGCCGCGCGCCCGCCCTCGAGCGCGGCGACCCGCTCCTCGAGCACCGCCACGGTGGGGTTGGACAGCCGCGAGTAGACGTTGCCGAAGGTCTGCAGGTTGAACAGGCTCGCCGCGTGCTCGGCCGAGTCGAACACGAAGGAGGTCGTCTGGTAGATCGGCGCTGCGCGCGCGCCGGTGGCCGGGTCGGGGATCTGGCCCGCGTGCAGGCACAGGGTCTCGATGCCGAATTGGCGGTCGCTCATGGTTTCTTGCCCCCGATCAGTAGGCGAGCCAGCGCGGGCGCTTGGCCGAGATCACCCTGGTGTTGACGCCGGCCCAGTTCAGGCCGCCGAACAGCCGCGCATGCTCGATCTTCACGCACCGGTCCATCACCGAATCGAGCCCGGCCTCGCGCGCGAGCCGGTCGGCCTCGAGGTTCACGACCCCGAGCTGCTGCCACAAGGTCTTCGCGCCGATCTCGATCGCCTGGCGGGCGATCGGCAGCACGTCCTCGGTGCGGCGGAACACGTCGACCATGTCGACCTTCTCGGGAATGTCGAGGAGCGAGGCGTAGCAGCGCTCGCCGAGGATTTCGGGGTACTTCGGATTGACCGGGACGATCCGGTACCCGTGCTCCTGCATGTACTTGGCCGCGAAGTAGCTGGGCCTGAACCAGTCGGCCGAGAGTCCGACGACCGCGATCGTGCGGTTGGTGGCGAGGATTCGGCGCAGGGTTTCGATGTCGGACATGGGGTTTCGCTCCGGAGCTGCATGCTATTTTACGGAGGACCCGTCCTGAGGTCGCCCCTCGACCGCAGGGCCTCAGGGCCTCAGGCAGGAGATCGCAGATGAGCAACCCGTTCGGAATCGGTGACATGGCGGGCATGGGCCTGCCGGGCGGCGACCCGATGCAGGGAACGGGAATCCTCGAGACCCTGGAACTCGTTCGCAAGGCCTGGGCGTCCTTCGCTCTGCCTCCGGCAATGGCGCCGACGGTCGACCCGGACGAGATCGCGCGACGCGTCGCCGAACTCAAGGCGATCGAGCAGTGGCTGGTGATGAACCTGACCATGCTGCGCAGCACGGTACAGGCGCTCGAGATCCAGCAGGCCACGCTCGCCACGCTGCGCGCCTTCGGCGCCGCGAGCGCCCGGGCCGGAGCGCCCGAGCCGCCTCCGCAAGCCACGGGCTCGGCGAGCGGCGAGCCGCGCGAGGCCGCCGCGGCCGGATCGGCGGCGCCCGAGCGCGGTGCCGACGAAGGCCAGGCCGGGGAGGCTCCCGACCCGCTCAATCCGGTCGTGTGGTGGGACATGCTGCAGAGGCAGTTCGGCCAGGTTGCACAGGCGGCGCTCGCCGGCATGCAGGCGCCGGCAGTCGACGCGGGTGCCGC
This genomic window from Zeimonas sediminis contains:
- a CDS encoding PhaM family polyhydroxyalkanoate granule multifunctional regulatory protein, encoding MSNPFGIGDMAGMGLPGGDPMQGTGILETLELVRKAWASFALPPAMAPTVDPDEIARRVAELKAIEQWLVMNLTMLRSTVQALEIQQATLATLRAFGAASARAGAPEPPPQATGSASGEPREAAAAGSAAPERGADEGQAGEAPDPLNPVVWWDMLQRQFGQVAQAALAGMQAPAVDAGAAPARPAAAGGGEPASGTTRPGKGRKPSGAKSLGTKGSASDAGKGGAASRGRATRGHASRG
- a CDS encoding formylglycine-generating enzyme family protein; protein product: MTGLPKAIAGTALAIAAGAWLAAGIAHANPAGIDWVPLAGFSIARTETTVGQFRRFAQAAGASTRAEREGGGSVYEAGWVRKPGWTWATPFGPQGPAADDEPAVHLTWHEAQAFCRWAGGRLPTDAEWVSAAYTEQRAAPPAGFARGRTYPYPTGESVAGAQCLGDCGDAARERAIRHGAALSRGHGHARAGATPPGVNGLHDMGGNAWEWVDEPAGATGDSERRTRGGSWWYGAAQMRADHLQGKPANTAVVYIGFRCARSD
- a CDS encoding O-acetylhomoserine aminocarboxypropyltransferase/cysteine synthase family protein encodes the protein MSDRQFGIETLCLHAGQIPDPATGARAAPIYQTTSFVFDSAEHAASLFNLQTFGNVYSRLSNPTVAVLEERVAALEGGRAAIAAASGMAAEMVAMLTLCGQGDHIVAANTLYGGTYSQFAVTFARFGIECSFVEPDDPENFRRAIRPNTKAIFAETIANPRLNVLDIAAVGAIAREHGVPLVVDNTLASPYLCRPLDHGADIVVHSATKYLGGHGTTMGGVVVESGRFPWDNGKFPEMVEPSKGYHGVRFYETFGDFGFTMKARMEIARTLGPTLAPISAWLLLQGVETLPVRMDRHVANAQRIAEFLEAHPLVSWVNYPGLKSSPYHGLAQRYMPRGAGGILSFGVKPPAGGTGGDEAAAAQRAGERFIEAATFMSHLANVGDARTLIIHPASTTHRQLSDEQQRAAGVTPDMIRLSVGLESIDDILWDIGQALEKSQRG
- a CDS encoding sulfite exporter TauE/SafE family protein, whose amino-acid sequence is MLSTGFLAALAVIAAGYTVLGITGFGSALLIVPILAHWLPLSEVVPAILLLDVFACVLLGALSFRSVAWRELAALLPGMVVGAAAGVILPGLVPARLLLGALGVLILLFALRGLLLARLPTLATRRLAPPAGLAAGLIETLFGVAGPVIVMYLGGRLGDPAVMRPTVAVGVVAVSTTALVAIGLNSPMPSGEWLSLLATAAAIVPFALWTGGRIARGLRPATLVRAIHLLLLVSGSGLLLRALTG
- a CDS encoding cupin domain-containing protein, with amino-acid sequence MYVIEQQRPTPAPIPGVAHATWAGADEGLSQLSVWRQTLAPGAATPPHRHDCDEVVLCQSGEGELHVDGEVHRFAAGTTLVLPQGLPHQIFATGTAPLEILGVFGGSPVGTFLPDGESITLPWRT
- a CDS encoding Lrp/AsnC family transcriptional regulator; protein product: MSSSRLDSSGPSGSPALDLDRTDLRILDQLQRDGRLSNQELADRVALSPSPCLRRVRRLEESGVIRQYAALLDPARVGLGLMAYVNVKLEKRATARGRFAADDFRDSVERWPEVVECCATTGDSDYQMRVYVRDLAHFSRFVMDTLLRHPGVMDVRSSFALQRIKDTTALPLDHL
- the hppD gene encoding 4-hydroxyphenylpyruvate dioxygenase, which translates into the protein MTQIEGWDNPMGTDGFEFIEYAAPDPAALGAVFEKMGFTAIARHRHKNVTLYRQGGINFIINAEPDSFAQRFARLHGPSICAIAFRVQDAAKAYRRALELGAWGFDNRSGPMELNIPAIKGIGDSLIYLVDRWRGKNGATPGSVGDISIYDVDFEPIPGAPLEPAGHGLTYIDHLTHNVHRGRMKEWAEFYERLFDFREIRYFDIEGQVTGVKSKAMTSPCGKIRIPINEEGTEKPGQIQEYLDMYRGEGIQHIALGSTDLYRTVDALRASGIKLLDTIDTYYELVDKRIPGHGEDVAELKKRKILIDGAPGDLLLQIFSENQLGPIFFEFIQRKGNQGFGEGNFKALFESIELDQMRRGVLQTN
- a CDS encoding LysR family transcriptional regulator, yielding MLALQPLLAFSETAKHGGFAAAARELGTSPSALAKAVGRLEASLGLRLFHRSTRQVTLTEDGERLFQRCQRVLAELDELQTEAAGARAAPSGTLRIDMPVVYGRKVILPVLAELVRRHPALTLDVRLSDAFADLVQEGLDVAIRIGELPDSSLVARRFASQQLILVASPAYLRERGTPGTLDELAAHRQILFRLPGRGRIRPRQFSVDGRTVTLHPSEGLRFDDGDAMVQAAVLGMGVLQVPDYMAVDELAAGRLVELLPGHRPPPMPIHAVVPANRLVPARVRVLLEALTALGAGVAGAAPVRRPASQKASRAVRSQSLRAQRKPM
- a CDS encoding CoA-binding protein, which produces MSDIETLRRILATNRTIAVVGLSADWFRPSYFAAKYMQEHGYRIVPVNPKYPEILGERCYASLLDIPEKVDMVDVFRRTEDVLPIARQAIEIGAKTLWQQLGVVNLEADRLAREAGLDSVMDRCVKIEHARLFGGLNWAGVNTRVISAKRPRWLAY
- a CDS encoding DHCW motif cupin fold protein encodes the protein MQMRDIPFGTTDWSTIPATEHPGDTGVARWRTRQFGPADDPIRVRMVEYSPGYSADHWCSKGHILLCIAGELETLLEDGRRFVLRPGTSYQVADGAEPHRSSTATGATLFIVD
- a CDS encoding NADP-dependent isocitrate dehydrogenase: MKRDALPLLDSLQPGMPAVPVAVAWGDGIGPEIMDATLRILAAAGARIAPQRVDIGEQVYLAGHSAGIAPEAWDVLRSTRVLLKAPVTTPSGGGFKSLNVTLRKTLGLYANVRPCTAYAPWVATKHPGMDVVIVRENEEDLYAGIEHRQTAEVYQCLKLVSRPGCERVVRHAFEYARAHGRRKVTCMVKDNIMKLTDGLFYRVFEEIGAEYPEIAKDRMIVDIGAARLATRPERFDVIVTPNLYGDILSDIAAEVAGSVGLAGSANIGTGAAMFEAIHGSAPDIAGQDAANPSGLLQAAVMMLVHIGQPQVAATIRNAWLRTLEDGLHTADMAGPATRLTLGTAAFAQAVIERLGQAPTQLPTSGFGAEGSARHGSGQVASTVSGAGPARAAKAPPAKQLMGVDVFVDAPGIAPDALAAALAPAADGSPMSLSMITNRGVKVWPNGLPETFCTDHWRCRFLAGESPANVGHADIIGLLSRLVAAGIDPIKTEYLCSFDGEPGFSLGQGQ